From a single Streptomyces misionensis genomic region:
- a CDS encoding ABC transporter ATP-binding protein, with protein sequence MTTTPTARTATAVAARATELSKIYGQGETRVVALDKVSVDFGQAEFTAIMGPSGSGKSTLMHCVAGLDTFSSGSVRIGETELGSLKDKQLTKLRRDKIGFIFQAFNLLPTLTALENITLPMDIAGRKPDKAWLDQVIEMVGLSGRLGHRPSQLSGGQQQRVAVARALASKPEIIFGDEPTGNLDSRSGAEVLGFLRNSVRELGQTVVMVTHDPVAAAYADRVIFLADGRIVDEMYGPTAESVLDTMKQFDAKGRTS encoded by the coding sequence GTGACCACCACACCCACCGCACGCACGGCCACCGCCGTGGCCGCACGCGCCACGGAGCTGTCGAAGATCTACGGGCAGGGTGAGACCCGGGTGGTCGCCCTGGACAAGGTCTCCGTCGACTTCGGGCAGGCCGAGTTCACCGCGATCATGGGCCCGTCCGGCTCCGGCAAGTCCACGCTGATGCACTGTGTGGCCGGCCTGGACACCTTCTCCTCCGGTTCCGTGCGGATCGGCGAGACCGAGCTGGGCTCGCTCAAGGACAAGCAGCTCACCAAGTTGCGCCGGGACAAGATCGGCTTCATCTTCCAGGCCTTCAACCTGCTGCCGACGCTGACCGCGCTGGAGAACATCACGCTGCCGATGGACATCGCGGGCCGCAAGCCCGACAAGGCGTGGCTGGACCAGGTCATCGAGATGGTGGGACTGTCCGGGCGGCTCGGCCACCGGCCCTCCCAGCTGTCCGGCGGCCAGCAGCAGCGCGTCGCCGTGGCCCGCGCCCTCGCCTCCAAGCCGGAGATCATCTTCGGTGACGAACCGACCGGCAACCTGGACTCGCGCTCCGGCGCCGAGGTCCTCGGCTTCCTGCGCAACTCCGTGCGCGAGCTGGGCCAGACGGTGGTCATGGTGACCCACGACCCGGTGGCCGCGGCCTACGCGGACCGCGTGATCTTCCTCGCCGACGGACGGATCGTGGACGAGATGTACGGCCCGACCGCCGAGTCCGTGCTCGACACCATGAAGCAGTTCGACGCGAAGGGCCGTACCAGCTGA
- a CDS encoding ABC transporter permease — translation MFRTALRNVLAHKARLLMTVLAVMLGVAFVSGTLVFTNTVSDAFQNSSAKGFDQVDVAVQPKYQDSKGDKVGTMPDLTQAMLDTAGKVPGAASATGVVGGFTAVADKHGKLVGGDWQSRGGNYWGAEDARYPLIAGHAPHGRNEVLLDSKSAERAGYKVGDTVRLSVDGPVLTPTIAGIFTTDDGNVTAGGSLALFDTPTAQALFGKNGTYDEIDVKAKPGTGQAALKAQLDRALPAHQVKTTTGKKLADDQAKAIADGMSSMKTGLLVFAGIALFVGTFIIANTFTMLVAQRTKELALLRAVGASRRQVTRSVLIEAFVVGAVAGTAGLLAGIGIGAGLRALVGSFGGSMPDGPLVISPGTVAAALVVGVVITMLAAWLPARRAAKIPPVAAMNSVHAKATTKSLVLRNTIGALFTAAGVTVILAATTMDGDSGQAPMGLGAVLLIIGVFVLTPLLSRPLIAAAAPLMRAFGIAGKLARQNSVRNPRRTAATASALMIGLTLITGMTVMAGSLQHAIDKMAASAIRADYVVSMANGSPLSPGVAKKLAATDGVTASSPLRNAESRIDGKTEFLTGVDGASIAKLTDLKVDQGSFTVSGTRIVVDKERAKEYGWTPGSRLTAHFEDGKAQSLTVAGIYDGNDMIRGIMLDDAVLTPHLSHPADMQVMVKTADGASTATKDRLAKALGTNPAIKIQDKKDLSDDIAQVFTMMLNMVYGLLGMAVIVAVLGVVNTLAMSVFERSQEIGMLRAIGLDRRGIKRMVRLESLVISLFGGVLGIGLGVFFGWAAGQLVGTKMPTYELVLPWGRLVVFLVLAGVVGVLAALWPARRAARLNVLAAIKAE, via the coding sequence ATGTTCCGCACCGCCCTGCGCAACGTCCTCGCGCACAAGGCCCGGCTGCTGATGACGGTGCTCGCCGTCATGCTCGGCGTGGCCTTCGTCTCCGGGACCCTCGTCTTCACCAACACCGTCTCCGACGCCTTCCAGAACAGCTCCGCCAAGGGCTTCGACCAGGTCGACGTCGCCGTACAGCCCAAGTACCAGGACTCCAAGGGCGACAAGGTCGGCACAATGCCGGACCTCACCCAGGCCATGCTCGACACGGCCGGCAAGGTCCCCGGCGCCGCCTCCGCCACCGGCGTCGTCGGCGGCTTCACCGCCGTCGCCGACAAGCACGGCAAGCTCGTCGGCGGCGACTGGCAGTCCCGCGGCGGGAACTACTGGGGGGCCGAGGACGCCCGCTACCCGCTGATCGCCGGGCACGCCCCGCACGGCAGGAACGAGGTGCTGCTCGACTCCAAGTCCGCCGAGCGGGCCGGCTACAAGGTCGGCGACACCGTGCGGCTCTCGGTCGACGGGCCCGTGCTCACCCCGACCATCGCCGGCATCTTCACCACCGACGACGGCAACGTGACCGCGGGCGGCAGCCTCGCGCTGTTCGACACGCCCACCGCGCAGGCGCTGTTCGGCAAGAACGGCACCTACGACGAGATCGACGTCAAGGCGAAGCCCGGCACCGGCCAGGCGGCGCTCAAGGCGCAGCTGGACCGGGCGCTGCCCGCCCACCAGGTGAAGACCACCACCGGCAAGAAGCTCGCCGACGACCAGGCGAAGGCGATCGCCGACGGCATGAGCAGCATGAAGACGGGCCTGCTGGTGTTCGCGGGCATCGCCCTGTTCGTCGGCACCTTCATCATCGCCAACACCTTCACCATGCTGGTCGCCCAGCGCACCAAGGAACTGGCCCTGCTGCGCGCGGTCGGCGCCTCCCGCCGCCAGGTCACCCGCTCGGTGCTGATCGAGGCGTTCGTGGTCGGCGCGGTCGCCGGCACGGCCGGTCTGCTCGCCGGCATCGGGATCGGCGCGGGCCTGCGCGCCCTGGTCGGCTCCTTCGGCGGGAGCATGCCCGACGGACCGCTGGTGATCAGCCCCGGTACGGTGGCCGCCGCCCTCGTGGTCGGCGTCGTCATCACCATGCTGGCCGCCTGGCTGCCCGCCCGCCGGGCCGCGAAGATCCCGCCGGTGGCGGCGATGAACAGCGTGCACGCCAAGGCGACCACCAAGTCGCTGGTGCTGCGCAACACGATCGGCGCGCTGTTCACGGCGGCCGGTGTGACGGTGATCCTCGCCGCCACCACGATGGACGGCGACTCCGGCCAGGCCCCGATGGGGCTCGGCGCCGTACTGCTGATCATCGGTGTGTTCGTGCTGACGCCGCTGCTGTCCCGTCCGCTGATCGCGGCCGCCGCCCCGCTGATGCGCGCGTTCGGCATCGCGGGCAAGCTGGCCCGCCAGAACTCGGTGCGCAACCCGCGCCGTACGGCGGCCACCGCCTCGGCGCTGATGATCGGCCTGACCCTGATCACCGGCATGACGGTGATGGCGGGCAGCCTCCAGCACGCGATCGACAAGATGGCCGCCTCGGCGATCCGCGCCGACTACGTCGTCTCGATGGCCAACGGCTCCCCGCTCTCCCCCGGCGTGGCGAAGAAGCTCGCCGCCACCGACGGGGTGACCGCCAGCAGCCCGCTGCGCAACGCCGAGTCCCGCATCGACGGCAAGACCGAGTTCCTGACCGGTGTCGACGGCGCGTCCATCGCGAAGCTGACGGACCTGAAGGTGGACCAGGGCAGCTTCACGGTGAGCGGCACGCGGATCGTCGTGGACAAGGAGCGGGCCAAGGAGTACGGCTGGACGCCCGGTTCGCGGCTGACCGCCCACTTCGAGGACGGCAAGGCCCAGTCCCTGACCGTCGCCGGGATCTACGACGGCAACGACATGATCCGCGGCATCATGCTCGACGACGCGGTGCTCACCCCGCACCTGAGCCACCCCGCCGACATGCAGGTCATGGTCAAGACGGCCGACGGCGCGTCCACCGCGACCAAGGACCGGCTGGCGAAGGCCCTGGGCACCAACCCGGCGATCAAGATCCAGGACAAGAAGGACCTGTCCGACGACATCGCGCAGGTCTTCACCATGATGCTGAACATGGTCTACGGCCTGCTCGGCATGGCGGTGATCGTCGCGGTGCTCGGCGTCGTCAACACCCTGGCGATGTCGGTGTTCGAGCGCTCCCAGGAGATCGGCATGCTCCGCGCGATCGGCCTGGACCGCAGGGGCATCAAGCGGATGGTCCGCCTGGAGTCCCTGGTGATCTCCCTCTTCGGCGGCGTGCTCGGTATCGGTCTGGGCGTGTTCTTCGGCTGGGCGGCCGGTCAGCTGGTGGGCACCAAGATGCCGACGTACGAACTGGTCCTGCCCTGGGGCCGGCTGGTGGTCTTCCTGGTGCTCGCGGGCGTGGTCGGCGTGCTGGCCGCGCTGTGGCCGGCCCGCCGCGCGGCCCGGCTGAACGTGCTGGCGGCCATCAAGGCCGAGTAA
- a CDS encoding SAM-dependent methyltransferase — protein MADAASRLNSLAEQMLGAPLPVRLRAWDGSQAGPPGAPTLVVRNRRALRRILFKPGELGLARAWVAGDLDIEGDLYTALDGMAALIWERGEDGRTLLQAVRDPAARAAARELVKLAGPPIPPAPPREEVRRRRHLHTRGSDKRAISHHYDVGNDFYELVLGPSMVYSCAYWESFGKDATLEDAQRDKLELVCRKLGLKEGQRLLDVGCGWGSMALHAAREHGVSVVGVTLSQEQAAYARKRVADEGLTDRVEIRVQDYRDVTDGPFDAISSIGMAEHVGAERYLEYARRLYDLLTPGGRLLNHQIARRPQRDESAYNVDEFIDAYVFPDGELAPIGTTVTQLERAGFEVRDVHALREHYARTLRQWVANLEADWDRAVRLTSPGRARVWRLYMAASALAFEHNRIGVNQVLAVRTPESGASGLPPRTRTWQG, from the coding sequence ATGGCCGACGCCGCGTCGCGGCTGAACAGTCTTGCCGAGCAGATGCTGGGGGCCCCGCTCCCGGTACGGCTGCGGGCCTGGGACGGATCACAGGCCGGGCCGCCCGGTGCTCCCACGCTCGTCGTGCGCAACCGGCGCGCCCTGCGCCGCATCCTGTTCAAGCCGGGCGAGTTGGGCCTGGCCCGCGCCTGGGTCGCCGGGGACCTGGACATCGAGGGCGACCTGTACACGGCGCTGGACGGCATGGCCGCGCTGATCTGGGAGCGCGGGGAGGACGGCCGCACCCTCCTCCAGGCCGTGCGCGACCCCGCCGCCCGCGCCGCCGCCCGCGAGCTGGTCAAGCTCGCCGGACCGCCGATCCCGCCCGCGCCGCCGCGCGAGGAGGTCCGCAGACGCCGCCATCTGCACACCCGCGGCAGCGACAAGCGGGCCATCAGCCACCACTACGACGTTGGCAACGACTTCTACGAGCTGGTCCTCGGCCCCTCGATGGTGTACTCCTGCGCCTACTGGGAGTCCTTCGGGAAGGACGCCACCCTGGAGGACGCCCAGCGCGACAAGCTCGAACTGGTCTGCCGCAAGCTCGGCCTGAAGGAGGGCCAGCGGCTGCTGGACGTCGGCTGCGGCTGGGGCTCCATGGCCCTGCACGCGGCCCGGGAGCACGGGGTGAGCGTCGTCGGGGTCACCCTCTCTCAGGAGCAGGCCGCGTACGCCCGCAAGCGCGTCGCCGACGAGGGACTGACCGACCGGGTGGAGATCAGGGTCCAGGACTACCGGGACGTCACCGACGGCCCCTTCGACGCGATCTCCTCCATCGGCATGGCCGAGCACGTCGGCGCCGAACGCTACCTGGAGTACGCCCGCCGGCTGTACGACCTGCTCACGCCCGGCGGCCGGCTGCTCAACCACCAGATCGCCCGCCGCCCGCAGCGCGACGAATCCGCCTACAACGTGGACGAGTTCATCGACGCCTACGTCTTCCCGGACGGCGAACTCGCCCCCATCGGCACCACGGTCACCCAGCTGGAGCGCGCCGGGTTCGAGGTGCGCGACGTACACGCCCTGCGCGAGCACTACGCCCGCACGCTGCGCCAGTGGGTGGCCAACCTGGAGGCCGACTGGGACCGCGCCGTGCGCCTGACCAGCCCCGGCCGGGCCCGGGTCTGGCGGCTCTACATGGCCGCCTCCGCGCTCGCCTTCGAACACAACCGCATCGGCGTCAACCAGGTCCTCGCGGTCCGCACCCCCGAGTCGGGCGCCTCCGGGCTCCCGCCGCGCACCCGCACCTGGCAGGGCTGA
- a CDS encoding NAD(P)/FAD-dependent oxidoreductase produces the protein MSTTERPRILVVGGGYVGLYAARRILKKMRYGEATVTVVDPRSYMTYQPFLPEAAAGSISPRHVVVPLRRVLPKAEILTGRVTTIDQDRKVATIAPLVGEAYELPFDYLVIAMGAVSRTFPIPGLAEQGIGMKGIEESIGLRNHVLEQLDKADSTTDEEIRRKALTFVFIGGGFAGAETIGEVEDMARDAAKYYRNVSREDMRFILVDAADKILPEVGPKLGQYGKEHLESRGVEIYLSTSMDSCVDGHVVLKNGLEVDSNTIVWTAGVKPNPALARFGLPLGPRGHVDTAATLQVQGTDYIWAAGDNAQVPDLVGRKAGNENAWCPPNAQHALRQAKVLGDNVVSGMRGFPQKEYEHANKGAVAGLGLHKGVAMIVMGKMKIKLKGRLAWYMHRGYHGLAMPTWNRKIRIFADWTLGMFLKREVVSLGAMENPREEFYEAAKPAPVAAAKTEAKAS, from the coding sequence ATGAGCACCACGGAGCGTCCCAGGATCCTCGTAGTAGGCGGTGGGTACGTAGGCCTGTACGCAGCTCGGCGCATCCTCAAGAAGATGCGCTACGGCGAGGCGACCGTCACGGTCGTCGACCCCCGGTCGTACATGACCTACCAGCCCTTCCTCCCCGAAGCCGCCGCCGGCAGCATCTCCCCTCGCCACGTCGTCGTCCCGCTGCGACGCGTGCTCCCGAAGGCGGAGATCCTCACCGGCCGGGTCACCACCATCGACCAGGACCGCAAGGTCGCCACGATCGCCCCGCTGGTGGGCGAGGCGTACGAGCTGCCGTTCGACTACCTGGTCATCGCCATGGGCGCGGTCTCCCGCACCTTCCCGATCCCCGGCCTCGCCGAGCAGGGCATCGGCATGAAGGGCATCGAGGAGTCCATCGGCCTGCGCAACCACGTCCTGGAGCAGCTGGACAAGGCCGACTCCACGACCGACGAGGAGATCCGCCGCAAGGCGCTCACCTTCGTCTTCATCGGCGGTGGCTTCGCGGGTGCGGAGACCATCGGCGAGGTCGAGGACATGGCCCGGGACGCCGCCAAGTACTACCGCAACGTCTCCCGCGAGGACATGCGGTTCATCCTCGTCGACGCCGCCGACAAGATCCTTCCCGAGGTCGGCCCCAAGCTCGGCCAGTACGGCAAGGAGCACCTGGAGAGCCGTGGCGTGGAGATCTACCTCTCCACCTCCATGGACTCCTGCGTCGACGGCCACGTGGTGCTGAAGAACGGCCTGGAGGTCGACTCCAACACCATCGTGTGGACGGCCGGCGTCAAGCCGAACCCGGCCCTCGCCCGCTTCGGTCTCCCGCTCGGTCCGCGCGGCCACGTGGACACCGCCGCCACCCTCCAGGTGCAGGGCACGGACTACATCTGGGCCGCCGGCGACAACGCCCAGGTCCCGGACCTCGTCGGCCGCAAGGCGGGCAACGAGAACGCCTGGTGCCCGCCGAACGCCCAGCACGCGCTGCGCCAGGCCAAGGTCCTCGGCGACAACGTGGTCTCCGGCATGCGGGGCTTCCCGCAGAAGGAGTACGAGCACGCCAACAAGGGTGCGGTCGCCGGTCTCGGCCTGCACAAGGGCGTGGCGATGATCGTCATGGGCAAGATGAAGATCAAGCTCAAGGGCCGCCTCGCCTGGTACATGCACCGCGGCTACCACGGTCTGGCCATGCCGACCTGGAACCGCAAGATCCGCATCTTCGCCGACTGGACGCTCGGCATGTTCCTCAAGCGCGAGGTCGTGTCCCTGGGCGCCATGGAGAACCCCCGCGAGGAGTTCTACGAGGCCGCCAAGCCCGCGCCGGTCGCCGCCGCGAAGACCGAGGCCAAGGCTTCCTGA
- a CDS encoding Ppx/GppA phosphatase family protein, with amino-acid sequence MTRVAAVDCGTNSIRLLVADADPATGQLVDLDRRMTIVRLGQGVDRTGRLAPEALERTFAACRDYAEIIKGHGAERLRFVATSASRDAENRDEFVRGVLDILGVEPEVITGDQEAEFSFTGATKELTGREDLARPYLVVDIGGGSTEFVVGEDRVRAARSVDVGCVRMTERHLVHGGEVSDPPTEEQIAAIRADIEAALDLAERTVPLREARTLVGLAGSVTTVSAIAQDLPEYDSARIHHSRVSLARVREITDRLLHSTHAERATIPSMHPGRVDVIGAGSLVLLAIMERIGAQEVVVSEHDILDGIAWSVA; translated from the coding sequence GTGACCCGTGTCGCCGCCGTCGACTGCGGTACGAACTCCATCCGGCTGCTGGTCGCGGACGCGGACCCGGCGACCGGCCAACTGGTCGACCTGGACCGCCGGATGACGATCGTACGGCTCGGCCAGGGCGTCGACCGCACGGGCCGGCTCGCCCCCGAGGCGCTGGAGCGCACCTTCGCCGCCTGCCGCGACTACGCGGAGATCATCAAGGGGCACGGCGCCGAGCGGCTGCGCTTCGTCGCCACCTCCGCCTCCCGCGACGCAGAGAACCGCGACGAGTTCGTGCGCGGGGTGCTGGACATCCTCGGCGTGGAGCCGGAGGTCATCACCGGCGACCAGGAGGCCGAGTTCTCCTTCACCGGCGCGACCAAGGAGCTGACCGGCCGCGAGGACCTCGCCCGGCCCTATCTGGTGGTGGACATCGGCGGCGGCTCCACCGAGTTCGTCGTCGGCGAGGACCGTGTGCGGGCCGCGCGCTCGGTGGACGTGGGCTGTGTGCGGATGACGGAACGGCACCTGGTGCACGGCGGCGAGGTCTCCGACCCGCCCACCGAGGAGCAGATCGCCGCGATAAGGGCCGACATCGAGGCCGCCCTGGACCTCGCGGAGCGGACGGTGCCGCTGCGCGAGGCGCGCACCCTGGTGGGCCTGGCCGGCTCGGTCACCACCGTCTCGGCGATCGCGCAGGACCTGCCCGAGTACGACTCAGCGCGCATCCACCACTCCCGCGTCTCCCTCGCCCGGGTCCGCGAGATCACCGACCGCCTCCTGCACTCCACCCACGCCGAACGCGCCACCATCCCGTCCATGCACCCGGGCCGCGTCGACGTCATCGGCGCGGGCTCCCTCGTCCTCCTGGCGATCATGGAGCGCATCGGTGCCCAGGAGGTCGTCGTGTCGGAGCACGACATCCTCGACGGCATCGCGTGGTCGGTGGCGTAG
- a CDS encoding DUF501 domain-containing protein has translation MDTPPPPTPRTEPTDADVEAFKQQLGRPPRGLRAIAHRCPCGQPDVVETAPRLPDGTPFPTLYYLTCPKAASAIGTLEANGVMKEMTERLQSDPELAAAYRAAHEDYIRRRDEIEVLRDFPSAGGMPDRVKCLHVLVAHSLAAGPGVNPLGDEALAMLPEWWQKGACVTFEQEPKGEAQ, from the coding sequence ATGGATACCCCTCCGCCGCCCACTCCGCGCACCGAGCCCACCGACGCGGACGTCGAGGCGTTCAAGCAGCAGCTGGGCCGACCCCCGCGGGGCCTGCGGGCCATCGCACACCGCTGCCCGTGCGGCCAGCCGGACGTCGTGGAGACGGCGCCCCGCCTGCCCGACGGCACGCCCTTCCCGACGCTGTACTACCTGACGTGCCCCAAGGCCGCCTCGGCCATCGGCACGCTGGAGGCGAACGGCGTGATGAAGGAGATGACCGAGCGCCTCCAGAGCGACCCGGAGCTGGCCGCCGCCTACCGGGCCGCGCACGAGGACTACATCCGGCGCCGGGACGAGATCGAGGTCCTGCGGGACTTCCCGAGCGCCGGCGGCATGCCGGACCGGGTGAAGTGCCTGCACGTCCTGGTCGCCCACTCGCTGGCCGCGGGACCGGGCGTCAACCCGCTCGGCGACGAGGCGCTCGCGATGCTGCCCGAGTGGTGGCAAAAGGGCGCGTGCGTGACGTTCGAGCAGGAACCGAAGGGGGAAGCGCAGTGA
- a CDS encoding FtsB family cell division protein: MAVKDRDRFSTTTRLRLLGEQTAARVYRSQTKRQARRSRLTGRAALLALVLCSLVVALAYPMRQYVSQRAQISDLQRQETEARQRVEQLRDLKARWQDDAYAEQQIRKRLHYVKPGETGYVVIDPGAARQSRADLRAAHRPWYTNIWDGVDKSDASDQ; encoded by the coding sequence ATGGCCGTCAAGGACCGGGACCGTTTCTCCACCACGACCAGACTGCGGCTGCTGGGCGAGCAGACGGCGGCCCGGGTCTACCGCTCGCAGACCAAACGGCAGGCCCGCCGCTCGCGGCTGACCGGCCGGGCGGCGCTGCTCGCGCTGGTGCTGTGCTCGCTGGTCGTCGCCCTGGCCTACCCGATGCGGCAGTACGTCTCCCAGCGCGCCCAGATCTCCGATCTCCAGCGGCAGGAGACCGAGGCCCGCCAACGCGTCGAACAGCTGCGCGACCTCAAGGCCCGCTGGCAGGACGACGCCTACGCCGAGCAGCAGATCCGCAAGCGGCTGCACTATGTGAAGCCCGGCGAGACCGGGTACGTGGTCATCGATCCGGGCGCGGCCCGGCAGTCCCGCGCCGACCTGAGGGCCGCCCACCGGCCCTGGTACACCAACATCTGGGACGGGGTCGACAAGTCCGACGCCTCCGACCAGTGA
- the eno gene encoding phosphopyruvate hydratase produces the protein MPSIDVVVAREILDSRGNPTVEVEVGLDDGSTGRAAVPSGASTGAFEAIELRDGDPNRYQGKGVEKAVLAVIEQIGPELVGYDATEQRLIDQAMFDLDATDNKGSLGANAILGVSLAVAHAASEASDLPLFRYLGGPNAHLLPVPMMNILNGGSHADSNVDIQEFMIAPIGAESFSEALRWGAEVYHTLKKVLKNKGLATGLGDEGGFAPNLGSNREALDLILEAIKEAGYAPGEQIALALDVAASEFYKDGKYLFEGKERSAAEMTEYYEELVAAYPLVSIEDPLFEDDWAGWKVITDKLGDKVQLVGDDLFVTNPERLARGIEEGTANALLVKVNQIGSLTETLDAVELAQRNGFKCMMSHRSGETEDVTIADLAVATNCGQIKTGAPARSERVAKYNQLLRIEEILDDAAVYAGRSAFPRFKG, from the coding sequence GTGCCGTCCATCGACGTCGTCGTAGCCCGGGAAATCCTGGACTCCCGAGGCAACCCCACGGTCGAGGTCGAGGTCGGCCTCGACGACGGCAGCACCGGCCGTGCCGCCGTCCCGTCCGGCGCCTCCACCGGCGCCTTCGAGGCCATCGAGCTGCGCGACGGTGACCCCAACCGTTACCAGGGCAAGGGCGTCGAGAAGGCCGTCCTCGCCGTCATCGAGCAGATCGGCCCGGAGCTGGTCGGCTACGACGCCACCGAGCAGCGACTGATCGACCAGGCCATGTTCGACCTGGACGCCACCGACAACAAGGGCTCGCTCGGCGCCAACGCCATCCTCGGCGTCTCCCTGGCCGTCGCGCACGCCGCCTCCGAGGCGTCCGACCTGCCGCTCTTCCGCTACCTGGGCGGCCCCAACGCGCACCTGCTGCCGGTGCCGATGATGAACATCCTGAACGGCGGCTCGCACGCCGACTCCAACGTGGACATCCAGGAGTTCATGATCGCCCCGATCGGCGCGGAGTCCTTCTCCGAGGCGCTGCGCTGGGGTGCCGAGGTCTACCACACCCTGAAGAAGGTCCTGAAGAACAAGGGCCTGGCCACCGGCCTCGGCGACGAGGGCGGCTTCGCGCCGAACCTGGGCTCCAACCGCGAGGCCCTGGACCTCATCCTGGAGGCCATCAAGGAGGCCGGCTACGCCCCCGGCGAGCAGATCGCCCTCGCGCTCGACGTCGCCGCCTCCGAGTTCTACAAGGACGGCAAGTACCTCTTCGAGGGCAAGGAGCGCTCCGCCGCCGAGATGACGGAGTACTACGAGGAGCTGGTGGCGGCCTACCCGCTGGTCTCCATCGAGGACCCGCTGTTCGAGGACGACTGGGCCGGCTGGAAGGTCATCACCGACAAGCTCGGCGACAAGGTCCAGCTGGTCGGCGACGACCTGTTCGTCACCAACCCCGAGCGCCTCGCCCGCGGCATCGAGGAGGGCACCGCCAACGCCCTGCTGGTCAAGGTCAACCAGATCGGCTCGCTGACCGAGACCCTGGACGCCGTCGAGCTGGCCCAGCGCAACGGCTTCAAGTGCATGATGTCGCACCGCTCCGGCGAGACCGAGGACGTCACCATCGCCGACCTGGCCGTCGCCACCAACTGCGGCCAGATCAAGACCGGCGCCCCGGCCCGCTCCGAGCGCGTCGCCAAGTACAACCAGCTGCTGCGCATCGAGGAGATCCTGGACGACGCCGCGGTGTACGCCGGCCGCAGCGCCTTCCCGCGCTTCAAGGGCTGA
- a CDS encoding transglycosylase family protein: protein MLFSGKGKHRRPSKAVRAVTLAGVTGAAVAAPLMAAGNASAATASQWDAVAQCESGGNWSINTGNGYYGGLQFSASTWAAYGGTAYAPTADKAGKAQQIAVAEKVLAAQGKGAWPVCGTGLSSTPYNGSASGSSSSHTGTSTRSGDEQAATRSTQRTAPSTTSKSTGGSTGSTGSSASGAGKTVTTPTGKKVKKGDGEYKVVTGDTLSSIAAGHHVAGGWHKLFELNKDIVDNADLIYPGQQLHLK, encoded by the coding sequence ATGCTGTTTTCCGGCAAGGGCAAGCACCGTCGTCCGTCCAAGGCCGTCCGCGCCGTCACGCTCGCCGGTGTCACCGGTGCCGCCGTCGCCGCCCCGCTGATGGCGGCCGGCAACGCCTCCGCCGCCACCGCCTCCCAGTGGGACGCGGTCGCCCAGTGCGAGTCCGGCGGCAACTGGTCCATCAACACCGGCAACGGCTACTACGGCGGTCTGCAGTTCTCCGCCTCCACCTGGGCCGCGTACGGCGGCACCGCCTACGCCCCCACCGCCGACAAGGCCGGCAAGGCGCAGCAGATAGCCGTCGCCGAGAAGGTCCTGGCCGCGCAGGGCAAGGGCGCCTGGCCGGTCTGCGGCACGGGCCTGTCGAGCACCCCGTACAACGGCTCCGCCTCCGGCTCCTCCTCGTCGCACACGGGCACCTCCACCCGCTCCGGCGACGAGCAGGCCGCCACCCGCTCCACCCAGCGCACGGCCCCGTCCACCACGAGCAAGTCCACGGGCGGCTCCACCGGCTCCACCGGCTCCTCGGCGAGCGGCGCGGGCAAGACCGTCACCACCCCGACCGGCAAGAAGGTCAAGAAGGGCGACGGCGAGTACAAGGTCGTCACCGGCGACACCCTCAGCTCCATCGCGGCCGGGCACCACGTGGCCGGCGGCTGGCACAAGCTGTTCGAGCTGAACAAGGACATCGTCGACAACGCCGACCTCATCTACCCGGGCCAGCAGCTGCACCTGAAGTGA